From a region of the Candidatus Zymogenaceae bacterium genome:
- a CDS encoding 3-oxoacid CoA-transferase subunit A yields MKTKCTVCGKKQARTVCDNCGAEICGDCCKLEVWGCGAEDLTARYFCPTCKEDPDVNPWGAFSNTDSKKTAVSNKRVYVEREKARSNGKKLYATCKDALAGIRDGAIIMIGGFTGRGMPSNLLLALRDMGPKDLTVILNDASGGWKNPIDVGILIQAGMVKKVVTCFAVFGSPKKVSVLESAAMEGQVIVDLVPQGTLAERIRAGGAGIGAFYTPTGVGTEASVEKETREINGREMLLEYPLKADFALIKAYTSDTLGNLVYRKSARNFNPIMAMAAQTTVVETENLVEPAALDPDNIITPCVYVDRVVHVREGRYN; encoded by the coding sequence ATGAAAACAAAATGTACAGTCTGTGGAAAAAAACAGGCAAGAACGGTATGTGACAACTGCGGAGCGGAAATATGCGGCGACTGCTGCAAGCTGGAGGTATGGGGCTGCGGTGCAGAAGATTTGACCGCCCGCTATTTTTGTCCGACCTGCAAAGAGGATCCGGATGTCAATCCGTGGGGGGCTTTCAGTAACACGGACAGCAAGAAAACGGCTGTCTCAAACAAACGGGTATACGTTGAAAGGGAAAAGGCGCGAAGCAACGGAAAAAAATTATATGCAACGTGCAAAGATGCGCTGGCCGGGATACGTGACGGCGCAATTATCATGATCGGAGGATTCACAGGAAGGGGGATGCCGTCAAATCTTCTCCTTGCCCTGCGTGATATGGGGCCGAAGGATCTTACCGTCATCCTAAACGACGCAAGCGGAGGATGGAAAAACCCCATAGACGTGGGTATTCTCATTCAGGCGGGGATGGTCAAAAAGGTTGTCACCTGCTTCGCCGTGTTCGGGTCGCCCAAAAAAGTGAGCGTGCTTGAGAGCGCGGCAATGGAGGGCCAAGTCATTGTCGATCTCGTGCCCCAGGGAACTCTCGCGGAACGAATCCGGGCAGGCGGTGCCGGCATCGGCGCGTTTTATACTCCTACGGGGGTCGGTACGGAAGCTTCCGTAGAAAAGGAAACCCGTGAAATTAACGGTCGTGAAATGCTGCTCGAATATCCGCTCAAAGCGGATTTTGCACTGATCAAGGCATATACTTCCGATACGCTGGGAAACCTCGTATACAGAAAATCAGCACGCAATTTCAACCCGATAATGGCCATGGCGGCACAGACGACCGTAGTGGAAACCGAGAACCTCGTCGAACCGGCTGCCCTTGACCCGGATAATATTATAACACCATGTGTATACGTAGATCGTGTTGTTCACGTTCGAGAAGGGAGGTATAATTAA